The Natronoarchaeum philippinense genome includes the window TCCGGTTGATCCCGTCGGTCGTGCTCTGGGTGAGCGCGATCTTGTCGGTCTCGGCGCCGACGAAACCCGCGACCGTCTCGCGGGTGTCGTCGTACAGGTCGAACGCGGCGGGGTACATCCCCTCCGAGACCGGCGCGTCGTACTCGTGGTGTTCCAGACAGGACTCGGCGGCGTCGACGACGCGGTGAGGGCTGGGACCGCTCGCCCCGAAGTTCATGTACGCGACGGAGCCGAGCGCCGGCACCTCAGCGCGGAGTTCCTCTGGCGTCATACCCCACACTACCGTCCTCTGGCGTGAAAACGGCGTCGCGGCGCCGCGGCGCTGCGGCGCCCCCAACGCGTAGCCTTTTTCGACACCGGCGGCCAAGATCGCACGATGAAGCGAACGACGGTCGTCGCCGTCCTCGTCGTCTTCGCCGTGCTCGTCGCGGGCCTCGCCGTCGGCTTCGTGCAATTTTCCGGCAGCAGCGGGAGCCTCGACGAGCAGTGGGTCAGCGACACCGCGCGGGATCACACCGGGAACCACCACCCCGTCGCGGTCGTCGAGCGATCCGGCGGCGACGACGTGATCGCGCCGATCAACGATGTCGGCGAGGATTCGAGCATGACCGAGACCTCCTGCGCGCTGACGGCGCTCGACGGACAGTCCGGCGACATCGACTGGCAGACGGGGATGCCGGTCGAACACTGTCACATCCACACGTTCTCTGACCCGCGGATCGCCGACGTGACCGGCGACGACACGCCCGACGTGCTCGTCGGGACGGGGCGAGACGCGCTGGTCGCGTACGACGGCACCGACGGCGCCGAACTCTGGGACCGCGAGTTCGAGACGATCGGCTACAGCCCCCCCGTGCTGACGAACCTGACTGACGCGCCCGGCGAGGAAGTCGTCGCCGTCGACTTCCGGGGGAACGTCTACGCCGTCACCGCCGACGGTCAACCGCTGTGGAATCGCTCGCTCGACGCCACCGTCTGGGCCGAGCCCGCCGTCGGCGACTTCACCGGCGACGGCACGACCGAGATCGCCGTCGGATCGGACGAGGGAACGATCCTGCTCTCGAC containing:
- a CDS encoding outer membrane protein assembly factor BamB family protein, yielding MKRTTVVAVLVVFAVLVAGLAVGFVQFSGSSGSLDEQWVSDTARDHTGNHHPVAVVERSGGDDVIAPINDVGEDSSMTETSCALTALDGQSGDIDWQTGMPVEHCHIHTFSDPRIADVTGDDTPDVLVGTGRDALVAYDGTDGAELWDREFETIGYSPPVLTNLTDAPGEEVVAVDFRGNVYAVTADGQPLWNRSLDATVWAEPAVGDFTGDGTTEIAVGSDEGTILLSTDGTVERRFDATAQSLVDADIDGDADPELIAADVGTDEGTVTALDAASGERRWSVQTVNDPSIHALGDGDDDGAAELYVTVRGGGVLALDAETGERDWETEIAVGGDTIVAPPTLGDLGGDASPELVVPSGNGVVAVLDPANGDELASYERDVPVWAPATLGDTDGDGDREILAMYGDGRVVALDYEA